A part of Streptomyces sp. NBC_01451 genomic DNA contains:
- a CDS encoding carbohydrate ABC transporter permease has protein sequence MLLAGLAVGVPLWLVAVTSAKPQAEAITPNLDLPRHWQPGSNYEEAVSQGEMLHGFLNSLLVVVPSVALVLILGAGAAWVFARRKSKLVAAAYALCISGLLLPPAVITVVMELRQLGLAGTRPGMIAVYTGMYLSTSVFFMTGFIRAIPVELEEAARMDGASPLRIFRQIILPLLRPVIATATIMVMLYAWSDVFYAFFVLGGGDRATLPLNLYKVASAQLYLNNWHLVFAYVVVMSLPMVAIFLVAQRKIVSGITSGAVK, from the coding sequence CTGCTGCTCGCGGGGCTCGCCGTCGGCGTACCGCTGTGGCTGGTCGCCGTCACCTCCGCCAAGCCTCAGGCCGAGGCGATCACCCCGAACCTGGACCTGCCACGGCACTGGCAGCCGGGCAGCAACTACGAAGAGGCCGTCAGCCAGGGCGAGATGCTGCACGGCTTCCTCAACTCCCTGCTGGTCGTGGTGCCTTCGGTCGCCCTGGTGCTGATCCTCGGGGCCGGCGCCGCCTGGGTCTTCGCCCGCCGCAAGTCGAAGCTGGTCGCGGCGGCGTACGCGCTCTGCATCAGCGGACTGCTGCTGCCGCCCGCCGTCATCACCGTCGTGATGGAGCTGCGGCAGCTGGGCCTGGCGGGCACCCGGCCCGGGATGATCGCCGTGTACACCGGGATGTACCTGTCCACGTCGGTCTTCTTCATGACCGGCTTCATCCGGGCCATCCCCGTGGAGCTGGAGGAGGCCGCGCGGATGGACGGCGCGTCGCCGCTGCGGATCTTCCGGCAGATCATCCTGCCGCTGCTCAGGCCGGTCATCGCCACCGCGACGATCATGGTGATGCTCTACGCCTGGAGCGACGTCTTCTACGCCTTCTTCGTCCTCGGCGGCGGAGACAGGGCGACCCTGCCGCTCAACCTCTACAAGGTCGCCAGCGCCCAGCTGTACCTCAACAACTGGCATCTCGTCTTCGCGTACGTCGTGGTGATGAGCCTGCCCATGGTCGCCATCTTCCTGGTGGCCCAGCGAAAGATCGTGTCCGGAATCACCAGTGGAGCAGTCAAATGA
- a CDS encoding CBM35 domain-containing protein, with protein MAGTLPTAGPAAAADPQRVTVDLAASEGPVMRGANGTLYGLSDDGVPSDAMLAPLKITSISQKPEGGAQHPNGDALTVSKSFFRNGGGEINVMMQDIYAKWPYEDLGIEDYLPKVDKIVKEVAADPNSEHFVYIPFNEPDQIWYNLGTSDQAQYEINRDRFFRDWKTVYERIRAIDPNARIAGPNESGYHTRLLTDFLAFAERENVLPQIMTWHELDSSSLKNFQGNYDNYRSIERGLGIAPLKINIDEYANRRDLSVPGQLAQWVAMFERNKVYANQAYWDAAGNLDGNVVRSNIPNGGWWYFRWYAGLTGDTVRVTPPHANTVDTLQGLASYDRKRRQAQVLLGGSAGDADVVVQNVSRSAFGRTVTATVAEAAWSGYEGQHAAPRVLARTKVKVAADGTVTVPLRGLHKMSAYRIVLIPGGSGTPAAVSVPWSASYEAEDAAITDGRVYTQGTVSNANGYAASGTKDVGSLNQATSKVDFTVDVPKAGTYDLAILYGNQSGTPATQQLSVDGRDPVTVSYPSTENWTYRAKKDVTVDLPAGEHVLTLAKGDTEVTLDRIDLTARTSAVPSASYEATLADISGRPSFDYSSSAGVGTGSLVLRPGDRAVFDAYAPRDGYYSVVPRASAPVRLEVHGQKVTAVPGKALRLYLVAGNNRIAMTAKAASVRSLDVSGNGSTSGVLSYEGASATLAGGAELVDSVHASAGSYIGWLGNSATSTAEFTVDAPRPGRYMLVISYAHNERRDNGHSYNTDIMSRTADLTVGTGAPRTVTFKNTWGWDDYWTVGVPVDLKAGSNKVTFANASSWAPNIDRIELGRVIG; from the coding sequence ATGGCAGGCACCCTCCCCACCGCTGGGCCCGCGGCAGCGGCCGACCCCCAGCGCGTCACCGTCGACCTCGCCGCGTCCGAAGGCCCGGTGATGCGGGGCGCCAACGGCACCCTGTACGGGCTCAGCGACGACGGCGTGCCCAGTGACGCCATGCTGGCTCCCCTGAAGATCACCAGCATCTCGCAGAAGCCGGAGGGCGGCGCCCAGCATCCCAACGGGGACGCGCTCACCGTCTCGAAGTCGTTCTTCCGCAACGGCGGCGGCGAGATCAACGTGATGATGCAGGACATCTACGCGAAGTGGCCGTACGAGGACCTCGGCATCGAGGACTATCTCCCCAAGGTCGACAAGATCGTCAAGGAGGTGGCCGCCGACCCGAACAGCGAGCACTTCGTCTACATCCCCTTCAACGAGCCCGACCAGATCTGGTACAACCTCGGCACCTCCGACCAGGCGCAGTACGAGATCAACCGCGACCGGTTCTTCAGGGACTGGAAGACGGTGTACGAGCGCATCCGCGCGATCGACCCGAACGCCAGGATCGCCGGGCCGAACGAATCCGGCTACCACACGCGTCTGCTGACCGACTTCCTCGCCTTCGCCGAGCGGGAGAACGTCCTGCCCCAGATCATGACCTGGCACGAGCTGGACTCCAGCTCGCTGAAGAACTTCCAGGGGAACTACGACAACTACCGCTCCATCGAGCGCGGTCTCGGCATCGCACCCCTGAAGATCAACATCGATGAGTACGCCAACCGCCGCGACCTGTCTGTTCCGGGCCAACTCGCCCAGTGGGTCGCGATGTTCGAGCGCAACAAGGTGTACGCCAACCAGGCCTACTGGGACGCGGCCGGCAACCTCGACGGCAATGTCGTCCGCAGCAACATCCCCAACGGCGGCTGGTGGTACTTCCGTTGGTACGCGGGACTGACCGGTGACACGGTCAGGGTGACCCCGCCGCACGCCAACACCGTCGACACCCTCCAGGGTCTGGCCTCCTACGACAGGAAGCGCCGCCAGGCACAGGTCCTGCTGGGCGGCTCGGCCGGTGACGCGGACGTCGTCGTACAGAACGTCTCCCGGTCCGCCTTCGGCCGCACGGTCACGGCGACCGTCGCCGAGGCCGCCTGGTCCGGCTACGAGGGACAGCACGCAGCACCCCGCGTCCTCGCCCGGACGAAGGTGAAGGTCGCGGCCGACGGCACGGTGACCGTCCCGCTGCGCGGCCTGCACAAGATGTCCGCGTACCGGATCGTCCTCATCCCCGGCGGCTCCGGCACCCCGGCCGCCGTGTCCGTCCCCTGGTCGGCGTCGTACGAGGCCGAGGACGCGGCCATCACCGACGGCAGGGTCTACACCCAGGGCACGGTCAGCAACGCCAACGGCTACGCGGCCTCCGGGACGAAGGACGTCGGCTCGCTGAACCAGGCCACCAGCAAGGTCGACTTCACGGTGGACGTGCCCAAGGCCGGCACCTACGACCTGGCGATCCTCTACGGCAACCAGTCCGGGACGCCCGCCACACAGCAGCTCTCGGTCGACGGCAGGGACCCTGTCACGGTCTCCTATCCCTCCACCGAGAACTGGACCTACCGCGCCAAGAAGGACGTCACCGTAGACCTCCCGGCCGGCGAGCACGTCCTGACGCTGGCCAAGGGCGACACCGAGGTCACCCTCGACCGCATCGACCTGACCGCCCGTACCTCCGCCGTGCCCTCGGCGTCGTACGAGGCCACGCTCGCCGACATCAGCGGCCGGCCGTCCTTCGACTACTCCTCGTCCGCCGGGGTCGGCACCGGCTCCCTGGTCCTGCGCCCCGGCGACAGGGCGGTCTTCGACGCCTACGCGCCGCGCGACGGCTACTACTCGGTGGTGCCGCGAGCCTCGGCGCCGGTACGGCTGGAGGTGCACGGCCAGAAGGTGACGGCGGTACCCGGCAAGGCCCTGCGGCTGTACCTGGTGGCGGGCAACAACCGCATCGCGATGACGGCCAAGGCCGCCTCCGTCCGCTCCCTCGACGTCTCGGGCAACGGCTCGACGTCCGGCGTCCTCTCCTACGAGGGAGCCTCGGCCACCCTCGCGGGCGGCGCCGAGCTCGTCGACTCGGTCCACGCCTCCGCCGGTTCCTACATCGGCTGGCTCGGCAACAGCGCCACCAGCACCGCCGAGTTCACGGTGGACGCGCCCCGGCCGGGCCGCTACATGCTGGTCATCAGCTACGCGCACAACGAGCGCCGCGACAACGGCCACTCGTACAACACGGACATCATGTCCCGTACGGCGGACCTCACGGTGGGGACGGGCGCGCCCCGGACGGTCACCTTCAAGAACACCTGGGGCTGGGACGACTACTGGACGGTGGGCGTCCCCGTCGACCTGAAGGCGGGCTCCAACAAGGTGACGTTCGCGAACGCGAGCTCGTGGGCCCCGAACATCGACCGGATCGAACTGGGCCGGGTCATCGGCTGA
- a CDS encoding putative quinol monooxygenase, translated as MKKTLLAEFTAREGAQDEVARLIGDYARSVRQEEGNIIFDVYTRANAPRAFWVFEVYRDEEAFQAHLNAPYGGPFNAALTPLIEEAASVLTFLNPLATRP; from the coding sequence ATGAAGAAGACCCTGCTTGCCGAGTTCACCGCCCGCGAGGGAGCACAGGACGAGGTCGCCCGTCTGATCGGGGACTACGCCCGAAGCGTCCGCCAGGAGGAGGGCAACATCATCTTCGACGTCTACACCAGGGCAAACGCCCCGCGTGCCTTCTGGGTCTTCGAGGTGTACCGGGACGAGGAAGCCTTCCAGGCGCACCTGAACGCCCCCTACGGCGGCCCCTTCAACGCTGCCCTGACCCCGCTGATCGAGGAGGCCGCCTCCGTGCTGACGTTCCTGAACCCCCTGGCCACCCGTCCGTAG
- a CDS encoding carbohydrate kinase family protein: protein MSPRQITVLGECVADAFAEPAASASNELALRVLAGGGPANTAVSLARLGTPARFLARLSGDVFGRLFRARLEASGVDLSYAVAAAEPSTLAVAELDATGQAAFSFHAQNTADWQWTPAELAGVDLSGTACVHTGSLALVREPGAAVVEEFLAAAAGRATISIDPNVRPLLVHPEVYRARLPHWCALADILRLSEDDLELLLPGTAPEEACDSWHAAGVRLVVITLGAGGALASLDGERLRVPAVATRVVDTVGAGDSFTAGLLHHLGAGGLLGGRLTGLGLDEVAEACRFGARVAALTCSVAGPNPPWRNELTHHADSVPTSDATH, encoded by the coding sequence ATGAGCCCGCGTCAGATCACTGTTCTGGGAGAGTGCGTCGCGGACGCCTTCGCCGAGCCTGCGGCAAGCGCCTCGAACGAACTCGCTCTGCGGGTGCTGGCGGGCGGCGGACCTGCGAACACGGCGGTTTCCCTGGCCCGCCTCGGCACACCGGCCCGCTTCCTCGCCCGGCTGTCCGGCGACGTGTTCGGCCGTCTGTTCCGGGCCCGCCTGGAGGCGTCCGGCGTAGACCTGTCGTACGCCGTCGCAGCCGCCGAACCCAGCACACTGGCCGTGGCGGAACTGGACGCCACCGGGCAGGCCGCGTTCTCGTTCCACGCGCAGAACACGGCCGACTGGCAGTGGACGCCGGCGGAACTGGCCGGAGTGGATCTCTCCGGAACGGCCTGTGTGCACACCGGTTCGCTGGCGCTGGTCCGGGAGCCCGGCGCAGCGGTGGTGGAGGAGTTCCTGGCGGCGGCGGCCGGGCGGGCCACCATCAGCATCGACCCCAACGTCCGGCCGCTGCTGGTCCACCCCGAGGTCTACCGCGCCCGGCTGCCGCACTGGTGCGCACTCGCCGACATCCTCCGGCTGAGCGAGGACGACCTGGAACTCCTCCTGCCGGGCACCGCGCCCGAGGAGGCGTGCGACAGCTGGCACGCCGCGGGCGTACGGCTCGTCGTGATCACGCTCGGCGCCGGGGGCGCGCTGGCCTCACTCGACGGCGAGCGCCTGCGGGTGCCGGCGGTTGCCACGCGGGTCGTCGACACGGTCGGCGCGGGGGACTCCTTCACCGCCGGCCTGCTGCACCACCTCGGCGCCGGCGGACTCCTCGGTGGCCGACTGACCGGGCTCGGGCTCGACGAGGTCGCCGAGGCCTGCCGGTTCGGCGCCCGGGTCGCGGCCCTGACCTGCTCGGTGGCCGGTCCCAACCCACCGTGGCGGAACGAGCTGACGCACCACGCGGATTCCGTGCCCACATCTGATGCCACCCACTGA
- a CDS encoding sugar ABC transporter substrate-binding protein, translating into MSRTTRLSSSLLRAAAVTGVAALTLTACGSGSGSDSSSSGSGEVKVGLITKTDTNPFFVKMKEGAEKAAKENGAQLSTAAGKFDGDNAGQVTAIENMVAAGVKGILITPSDSKAIVPAIEKARAKGVLVIALDTPTEPESAVDALFATDNLKAGELIGEYAKAAMKGRTAKIAALDLAPGVSVGVQRHDGFLKGFGATEKDVACAQDTGGDQAKGQTAMENCLQKEPDINVVYTINEPAALGAYTALKAKGREKDVLIVSVDGGCTGTQAVKDGKIAATSQQYPLKMAAEGVKAVVSFAKDGKKASGYTDTGVTLISDKAQDGVDSKDTGYGLENCWG; encoded by the coding sequence ATGTCTCGCACCACTCGCCTGTCCTCGTCCCTCCTCAGAGCCGCCGCGGTCACGGGCGTCGCGGCACTCACCCTGACGGCCTGCGGGTCCGGCTCCGGATCGGACTCGTCGAGCTCCGGATCGGGCGAGGTCAAGGTCGGTCTGATCACCAAGACCGACACCAACCCGTTCTTCGTCAAGATGAAGGAGGGCGCGGAGAAAGCCGCCAAGGAGAACGGCGCCCAACTGTCCACCGCTGCGGGCAAGTTCGACGGGGACAACGCCGGCCAGGTCACCGCCATCGAGAACATGGTCGCCGCCGGGGTGAAGGGCATCCTGATCACCCCCAGCGACTCCAAGGCGATCGTGCCCGCGATCGAGAAGGCCCGCGCCAAGGGCGTACTGGTGATCGCCCTGGACACCCCGACCGAGCCGGAGAGCGCGGTCGACGCCCTGTTCGCCACCGACAACCTCAAGGCCGGTGAGCTGATCGGCGAGTACGCCAAGGCGGCGATGAAGGGCAGGACGGCGAAGATAGCCGCGCTCGACCTCGCGCCGGGCGTCTCCGTGGGTGTTCAGCGCCACGACGGTTTCCTCAAGGGCTTCGGCGCCACCGAGAAGGACGTCGCGTGCGCCCAGGACACCGGCGGCGACCAGGCCAAGGGCCAGACGGCGATGGAGAACTGTCTCCAGAAGGAGCCCGACATCAACGTCGTCTACACCATCAACGAGCCCGCGGCCCTGGGCGCGTACACGGCGCTGAAGGCGAAGGGCCGGGAGAAGGACGTCCTGATCGTCTCCGTCGACGGCGGCTGCACCGGCACCCAGGCCGTCAAGGACGGCAAGATCGCCGCGACCTCGCAGCAGTACCCGCTGAAGATGGCCGCCGAGGGCGTCAAGGCAGTCGTCTCGTTCGCCAAGGACGGCAAGAAGGCGTCCGGTTACACCGACACCGGCGTCACGCTGATCAGCGACAAGGCGCAGGACGGGGTGGACTCGAAGGACACCGGGTACGGGCTGGAGAACTGCTGGGGCTGA
- a CDS encoding ABC transporter permease has translation MTATTTPYSELKAPTAARRLLTAPTTGPLAALLLACAFFSFSTDQFLTGGNFSLIVQQVMVVGTLAIGQTLIILTAGIDLSCGAVMAFGSIVIAKMAAEGSLPPLLAIALGLVVCGGFGLLNGLLVQKIPLPPFIVTLGMLNVAFALTHIYSEEQTVTNLPGPLTALGETFPLGHTDITYGSLVTIALFLLLAYSLSNTGWGRHVYALGNSAEAARLNGIRTSRLTIGIYTVAGLLYGIAALLLISRTGVGDPQAGQTDNLDSITAVVLGGTSLFGGRGSVLGTFIGVLIVGVFRNGLQLMGVASIYQTLITGVLVILAVTVDQLSRKKAR, from the coding sequence ATGACAGCCACGACCACGCCGTACTCCGAGCTCAAGGCGCCGACCGCGGCCCGCAGACTGCTCACGGCGCCGACCACCGGACCCCTGGCCGCCCTCCTCCTGGCCTGCGCCTTCTTCTCCTTCTCGACCGACCAGTTCCTGACCGGCGGGAACTTCTCGCTGATCGTTCAGCAGGTCATGGTCGTCGGCACCCTCGCCATCGGGCAGACCCTGATCATCCTCACCGCGGGCATCGACCTCTCGTGCGGCGCCGTGATGGCGTTCGGCAGCATCGTGATCGCCAAGATGGCGGCCGAGGGCTCGCTGCCCCCGCTCCTCGCCATCGCCCTGGGCCTGGTGGTCTGCGGCGGGTTCGGGCTGCTCAACGGGCTGTTGGTGCAGAAGATCCCGCTGCCGCCGTTCATCGTCACCCTCGGCATGCTCAACGTGGCGTTCGCGCTGACCCACATCTACTCCGAGGAGCAGACGGTCACCAACCTGCCGGGCCCGCTGACCGCCCTCGGGGAGACCTTCCCGCTGGGCCACACGGACATCACCTACGGCTCCCTCGTCACCATCGCCCTGTTCCTCCTGCTCGCCTACTCGCTGAGCAACACCGGCTGGGGCCGGCACGTCTACGCCCTGGGCAACAGCGCCGAGGCCGCCCGGCTCAACGGCATCCGCACCTCGCGCCTCACCATCGGCATCTACACCGTGGCCGGCCTGCTGTACGGCATCGCCGCCCTGCTGCTCATCTCCCGCACCGGGGTCGGCGATCCACAGGCCGGGCAGACCGACAACCTCGACAGCATCACCGCCGTGGTCCTCGGCGGCACCAGCCTCTTCGGCGGACGCGGCTCGGTCCTGGGCACCTTCATCGGTGTCCTCATCGTCGGTGTGTTCCGCAACGGCCTCCAGCTGATGGGGGTCGCCTCCATCTACCAGACCCTGATCACCGGCGTCCTGGTGATCCTCGCGGTGACCGTCGACCAGCTCTCCCGGAAGAAGGCCCGATGA
- a CDS encoding ATP-binding cassette domain-containing protein, which translates to MTATSSPAPVLQARGLFKRYGQVTAIDGADFDLLPGEVLAVIGDNGAGKTSLIKALTGAIVPDAGEIRLNGEPITFSGPQSARAHGIETVYQDLAVAASMDIASNVFLGRELRRPGVLGSVFRMLDKKRMRQEAAEHMADLKIGLRSLTQSVETLSGGQRQAVAVARSVAWASSVVVMDEPTAALGVKESGQVLDLIRRVRDKGMPVVLISHNMPHVFEIADRIHVHRLGRRAAVIKPSDYSMAEVVAIMTGALTVDEAGDTVVADSEAAKAAGVQAT; encoded by the coding sequence ATGACCGCCACCTCCTCCCCCGCGCCCGTGCTGCAGGCCCGCGGCCTGTTCAAGCGGTACGGCCAGGTCACCGCCATCGACGGCGCCGACTTCGACCTGCTCCCCGGCGAGGTCCTCGCGGTCATCGGCGACAACGGCGCCGGCAAGACCAGCCTCATCAAGGCGCTCACCGGCGCGATCGTCCCGGACGCGGGCGAGATACGCCTCAACGGCGAACCCATCACCTTCTCCGGGCCCCAGAGCGCACGCGCCCACGGCATCGAGACGGTGTACCAGGACCTCGCCGTGGCCGCCTCGATGGACATCGCCTCGAACGTGTTCCTCGGACGGGAACTGCGCCGACCGGGCGTCCTGGGCAGTGTCTTCCGCATGCTCGACAAGAAGCGCATGCGCCAGGAGGCGGCCGAGCACATGGCCGACCTGAAGATCGGCCTGCGTTCACTGACGCAGTCGGTGGAGACCCTCTCCGGCGGACAGCGCCAGGCCGTCGCGGTCGCCCGTTCCGTCGCCTGGGCCAGCAGCGTCGTCGTCATGGACGAACCCACCGCCGCCCTCGGCGTCAAGGAGTCCGGCCAGGTTCTCGACCTGATCCGCCGGGTCCGGGACAAGGGCATGCCCGTCGTTCTGATCAGCCACAACATGCCGCACGTCTTCGAGATCGCCGACCGGATCCACGTACACCGCCTCGGCCGGCGCGCCGCCGTGATCAAGCCCTCCGACTACTCCATGGCGGAGGTCGTCGCCATCATGACCGGCGCTCTCACCGTCGACGAGGCCGGAGATACTGTCGTAGCGGATTCGGAGGCCGCCAAGGCCGCCGGAGTCCAGGCCACCTGA
- a CDS encoding LacI family DNA-binding transcriptional regulator codes for MAANRRPTLADVAREVGVSAKTVSRVLNEDGPASAQTREQVLAAVARLGFQPNLMARNIRVGGPDTTIGLVIPDLANPFFGAVARAIEDTVRERGLTLLMGSSADAPDRERALTDKFLARRVSILIVVPSVGADHSHLKSHRTAGLPVIFLDRPGVGLATDSIVSSNRAGAHDGVAHLVAHGHRRIGFVGDLPLKLYTRRERLAGYRSALDEAGIPYDRSLVTNAHDQQGAETATAGLLGLADPPTALFAGNNIMALGTVAELARRKRKDVAVVAFDEVALAEALEPALTVVAQDAEELGRAAATTALTRLDGDRTRARTVTVPTRLVVRGSGELPAPSMQAVLTGS; via the coding sequence ATGGCAGCGAACCGCCGCCCCACCCTGGCCGACGTCGCCCGCGAAGTCGGCGTCAGCGCGAAGACGGTCTCCCGTGTCCTCAACGAGGACGGACCCGCCTCCGCGCAGACCAGGGAACAGGTACTGGCCGCAGTGGCCAGACTCGGCTTCCAGCCGAACCTGATGGCCCGCAACATCCGCGTCGGCGGGCCGGACACCACCATCGGCCTGGTCATTCCCGACCTCGCCAACCCCTTCTTCGGAGCGGTCGCCCGCGCCATCGAGGACACCGTCCGCGAACGCGGACTGACCCTGCTCATGGGCTCCTCCGCGGACGCCCCCGATCGTGAACGCGCCCTGACGGACAAGTTCCTGGCCCGCCGCGTCAGCATCCTGATCGTCGTGCCGTCCGTCGGCGCCGACCACTCCCACCTCAAGTCCCACCGTACGGCGGGACTGCCCGTGATCTTCCTCGACCGGCCCGGAGTCGGTCTCGCCACGGACAGCATCGTCAGCTCAAACCGGGCCGGCGCCCACGACGGCGTCGCCCACCTCGTCGCCCACGGACACCGGCGCATCGGCTTCGTCGGCGACCTGCCCCTGAAGCTGTACACCCGCCGTGAACGGCTGGCCGGCTACCGCTCGGCGCTCGACGAAGCCGGCATCCCCTACGACCGCTCACTCGTGACCAACGCCCACGACCAACAGGGCGCCGAAACCGCGACCGCCGGGCTCCTCGGCCTGGCCGATCCCCCCACCGCCCTGTTCGCCGGGAACAACATCATGGCCCTGGGCACGGTCGCCGAACTCGCCCGCAGAAAGCGCAAGGACGTCGCCGTCGTCGCCTTCGACGAGGTGGCGCTCGCCGAGGCCCTCGAACCGGCTCTGACCGTCGTCGCCCAGGACGCGGAGGAACTCGGCAGGGCGGCGGCGACCACCGCCCTGACCCGGCTCGACGGCGACCGCACCCGCGCCCGCACCGTCACCGTCCCCACCCGTCTCGTCGTCCGGGGCTCGGGCGAACTCCCCGCCCCCTCGATGCAGGCGGTACTCACCGGGAGTTGA
- a CDS encoding 3-oxoacid CoA-transferase subunit B, whose product MTTTSTGRSYAEVPRSADHRLSMGELAAVIARDIPAGAFVNLGIGQPTKIADHLPADSGVVLHTENGMLNMGPKAEDDEVDPDLTNAGKVPVTELPGAAYFHHADSFAMMRGGHLDVCVLGAYQVAFDGDLANWTTGGPDDIPAVGGAMDLAIGAKDVYVMMTLFTRSDEPKLVPRCTYPLTGIGCVSRVYTDHGVFDVGPDGIRIRETFGVGAHELAERLGIMSEQGARPSD is encoded by the coding sequence ATGACCACCACTTCGACCGGCCGGTCGTACGCGGAGGTGCCGAGGAGCGCCGACCATCGGCTCTCGATGGGGGAACTGGCAGCGGTCATCGCCCGCGACATCCCGGCAGGCGCCTTCGTCAACCTCGGTATCGGACAGCCCACCAAGATCGCCGACCATCTGCCCGCCGACTCCGGGGTGGTGCTGCACACCGAGAACGGCATGCTCAACATGGGCCCGAAGGCCGAGGACGACGAGGTCGACCCCGACCTGACCAACGCGGGCAAGGTCCCGGTGACCGAGCTGCCGGGGGCGGCGTACTTCCACCACGCCGACTCCTTCGCCATGATGCGCGGCGGACACCTCGACGTCTGTGTCCTCGGCGCGTACCAGGTCGCCTTCGACGGCGACCTCGCCAACTGGACCACCGGTGGGCCCGACGACATCCCCGCCGTCGGCGGCGCCATGGACCTCGCCATCGGCGCCAAGGACGTCTACGTGATGATGACGCTCTTCACCCGCTCCGACGAGCCGAAGCTCGTACCGCGGTGCACCTACCCGCTCACCGGTATCGGCTGCGTCAGCCGCGTCTACACCGACCACGGCGTCTTCGACGTCGGTCCCGACGGCATACGGATCCGGGAGACGTTCGGCGTCGGGGCCCACGAACTGGCGGAACGGCTCGGCATCATGTCGGAGCAGGGGGCGCGGCCCTCCGACTGA
- a CDS encoding 3-oxoacid CoA-transferase subunit A → MSRAEIVESADAAVAGIEDGATVLVGGFGLAGMPFDLIDALIRQGAKDLTIVSNNAGNGEVGLAALLAAGRVRKVLCSFPRQADSWVFDGLYRAGKIELEVVPQGNLAERMRAAGAGIGAFYCPTAVGTPLAEGKEEREIDGRKYLLEYPIKGDYALIGAHVADAMGNLVYRKTARNFGPVMATAATTTIVQVDEVVEPGKLDPEAVVTPSIYVDRIVQVAARRYTVQGAR, encoded by the coding sequence GTGAGCCGGGCGGAGATCGTCGAGAGCGCCGACGCCGCGGTCGCCGGGATCGAGGACGGGGCGACCGTCCTCGTCGGTGGCTTCGGTCTGGCCGGGATGCCGTTCGACCTGATCGACGCGCTCATCCGGCAGGGGGCGAAGGACCTCACGATCGTGTCCAACAACGCGGGAAACGGCGAGGTCGGGCTGGCCGCCCTGCTGGCCGCAGGCCGGGTGCGCAAGGTGCTCTGCTCCTTTCCGCGCCAGGCCGACTCCTGGGTCTTCGACGGCCTCTACCGCGCGGGAAAGATCGAGCTGGAGGTGGTGCCGCAGGGCAACCTCGCCGAGCGGATGCGCGCGGCGGGCGCCGGCATCGGCGCGTTCTACTGCCCGACCGCGGTCGGCACTCCACTGGCCGAGGGCAAGGAGGAGCGGGAGATCGACGGCCGGAAGTACCTGCTGGAGTACCCCATCAAGGGCGACTACGCGCTGATCGGCGCGCATGTCGCCGACGCGATGGGCAACCTCGTCTACCGGAAGACCGCCCGTAACTTCGGGCCGGTCATGGCCACGGCCGCGACGACGACCATCGTCCAGGTCGACGAGGTCGTCGAGCCCGGAAAGCTCGACCCCGAGGCCGTCGTCACCCCGTCCATCTACGTCGACCGCATCGTCCAGGTGGCGGCCCGTCGCTACACCGTCCAGGGGGCACGATGA